In Salarias fasciatus chromosome 2, fSalaFa1.1, whole genome shotgun sequence, one genomic interval encodes:
- the LOC115402168 gene encoding LOW QUALITY PROTEIN: mothers against decapentaplegic homolog 5-like (The sequence of the model RefSeq protein was modified relative to this genomic sequence to represent the inferred CDS: inserted 1 base in 1 codon; deleted 2 bases in 1 codon), giving the protein MTSMSSLFSFTSPAVKRLLGWKQGXEEEKWAEKAVDALVKKLKKEGAMEDLEKALSCPGQPSKCVTIPRSLDGRLQVSHRKGLPHVIYCRVWRWPDLQSHHELKPLEVCEYPFGSKQKEVCINPYHYKRVESPVLPPVLVPRHSEFNPQHSLLVQFRNLTHNEPHMPLNATFPESFQQPHSGGGSTTSGGGGGGGGGGSFPISPNSPYPPSPASSGTYPNSPASSGPSSPFQLPADTPPPAYMPPDEQLGQESQSMDTSSSLVPQNMARGDVQPVEYEEPSHWCSIVYYELNNRVGEAYHASSTSVLVDGFTDPSNNKNRFCLGLLSNVNRNSTIENTRRHIGKGVHLYYVGGEVYAECLSDTSIFVQSRNCNYHHGFHPTTVCKIPSGCSLKIFNNQEFAQLLAQSVNHGFEAVYELTKMCTIRMSFVKGWGAEYHRQDVTSTPCWIEVHLHGPLQWLDKVLTQMGSPLNPISSVS; this is encoded by the exons ATGACCTCCATGTCCAGTCTCTTCTCCTTCACAAGTCCGGCAGTCAAACGGCTGCTCGGTTGGAAGCagg acgaggaggagaaatgGGCAGAGAAGGCAGTGGACGCGTTGGTGAAAAAgctcaagaag gaaggtgccatggaggacctggagaaggCTCTGAGCTGCCCCGGTCAGCCCAGCAAGTGTGTTACCATTCCAAGATCCCTGGACGGCCGGCTGCAGGTTTCCCACAGGAAGGGCCTTCCTCATGTCATCTACTGCAGAGTGTGGCGCTGGCCGGACCTGCAGTCTCACCACGAGCTCAAGCCCCTGGAGGTGTGTGAATACCCATTTGGCTCCAAACAGAAGGAGGTCTGCATCAACCCTTATCACTACAAGCGAGTGGAGAGTCCTG TGCTCCCTCCTGTCCTGGTACCACGCCACAGCGAGTTCAACCCACAGCACAGCTTGCTGGTACAATTTCGCAACCTCACCCACAACGAGCCCCACATGCCCCTGAACGCCACCTTTCCAGAGTCCTTCCAGCAGCcgcacagcggcggcggcagcaccaccagcggcggcggtggaggcggagggggtGGCGGCTCCTTCCCCATTTCTCCCAACTCTCCTTATCCGCCGTCTCCAGCCAGCAGTGGTACTTATCCAAACTCTCCTGCCAGCTCGGGACCCTCCAGTCCATTCCAGCTCCCAG CTGACACCCCGCCCCCGGCCTACATGCCCCCCGACGAGCAGCTGGGACAGGAGAGCCAGTCCATGGACACGAGCAGCAGCCTGGTACCACAGAACATGGCCAGAGGAG ATGTGCAGCCAGTGGAGTACGAGGAGCCGAGCCACTGGTGCTCCATTGTCTACTATGAACTCAACAATCGGGTGGGGGAGGCTTACCACGCCTCGTCCACCAGCGTGCTCGTGGACGGCTTCACCGACCCCTCCAACAACAAGAACCGCTTCTGCCTCGGGCTGCTGTCCAACGTCAACCGCAACTCCACCATCGAGAACACCCGCCGACACATCGGCAAAG gagtGCACCTGTACTACGTGGGAGGGGAGGTGTACGCAGAGTGTCTCAGCGACACCAGCATCTTTGTCCAGAGTCGTAACTGCAACTACCACCACGGCTTCCACCCCACCACCGTCTGCAAGATCCCCAGCGGCTGCAGCCTGAAGATCTTCAACAACCAGGAGTTCGCTCAGCTGCTGGCGCAGTCGGTCAACCACGGCTTCGAGGCGGTCTACGAGCTCACCAAGATGTGCACCATTAGGATGAGTTTTGTCAAG GGCTGGGGAGCGGAGTATCACCGTCAGGACGTCACCAGCACCCCCTGCTGGATTGAGGTGCACCTGCACGGACCCCTGCAGTGGCTGGACAAAGTGCTAACACAGATGGGCTCGCCTCTCAACCCAATCTCCTCCGTGTCCTAA